A genomic stretch from Acetobacter ascendens includes:
- a CDS encoding IS110 family RNA-guided transposase, with product MEQIIRIGMDTSKSVFQLHGVNAKEQPVLRRKLSRREMVKFFEKLPPIEIAIEACGASHYWGRVLSCLGHTVKLIAPQLVKPYVKRGKNDAADAEALCEAMSRPTMRFVPLKSEEEQAALMLIGMRARLIRNRTQLANTIRGYAAEFGITAPKGMCRIEALLDRIAADESLPTLTRELFALHAKEYAELQGEIEQLEGKVMAWHRANECSQRLAKIPGVGPIGAALLMMKTPDPHLFKSGRAFAAWIGLTPRDHSTGGKTRLGRITRAGDEVLRSTLVVGATAVVSHARRTNGKNASSWLRELLERKKPKLAAVALANKIARIAWKLMVSGEHYKRLLQQLGAAAV from the coding sequence ATGGAACAAATTATCCGTATTGGCATGGACACGTCAAAAAGTGTTTTCCAATTGCACGGTGTAAACGCGAAGGAGCAGCCTGTTTTGCGCAGGAAGCTATCCCGCCGGGAGATGGTAAAGTTTTTTGAGAAACTGCCCCCGATTGAAATCGCGATTGAGGCCTGTGGCGCCTCCCATTACTGGGGGCGGGTGCTCTCGTGTCTGGGACACACAGTGAAGCTGATCGCGCCGCAGCTCGTGAAGCCTTATGTCAAGCGCGGGAAAAACGATGCCGCCGACGCGGAAGCCCTCTGTGAAGCGATGAGTCGGCCTACAATGCGGTTCGTCCCGCTCAAGAGCGAGGAAGAGCAGGCAGCGTTGATGCTGATTGGAATGCGGGCACGACTTATCCGGAACCGCACACAGCTCGCCAATACGATCCGGGGATATGCTGCCGAGTTTGGGATCACGGCGCCCAAAGGCATGTGCCGGATTGAGGCACTCCTTGATCGGATCGCTGCGGACGAAAGCCTGCCCACATTGACGCGCGAGTTGTTTGCCCTTCACGCAAAGGAATATGCTGAATTGCAAGGTGAAATCGAACAGCTTGAGGGCAAGGTGATGGCATGGCACCGCGCCAACGAATGCAGTCAGCGTCTTGCGAAAATTCCGGGCGTTGGCCCGATCGGCGCAGCGCTGCTGATGATGAAAACGCCTGATCCGCATCTGTTCAAATCGGGTCGAGCCTTTGCGGCCTGGATCGGATTGACGCCCAGGGATCACTCAACCGGTGGAAAAACAAGGCTTGGCAGAATCACACGCGCTGGCGATGAGGTCTTGCGAAGCACGCTGGTGGTTGGCGCGACCGCAGTCGTGTCGCATGCCCGGCGGACCAATGGGAAGAATGCCTCATCTTGGTTACGTGAATTGCTGGAGCGCAAAAAACCGAAACTCGCAGCGGTGGCCCTTGCCAATAAGATTGCGCGGATTGCCTGGAAACTGATGGTCAGCGGCGAACACTATAAGCGCCTTCTGCAGCAACTCGGCGCAGCTGCTGTTTGA
- a CDS encoding IS1380-like element IS1380A family transposase, whose translation MQTECSAGAYEFPASYGRRVVARFDGGRMSSDGGVILVKQADDILGLSRRFAACFRDKRHPGFVEYRVEDLVRQRIMGLALGYEDLNDHDALRHDLIFGLASGRLSGGRANCAALAGKSTLNRLERSGQQADRYCRIIADHEALATLFVTLFMDQHERAPARIVLDVDATDDRIHGHQEGRAFHGYYGHNCYLPLYVFCGDHLLSATLRTADRDPRKEALADIRRIVEQIRSRWPRVRILVRGDSGFARDSLMTWCEDNHVDFLFGLAGNTRLYDRIASLSAEVRDEAATTGRAARGFASFDWITKDSWTRRRRVVAKAEWRHGNRYHRFIVTTLPQGMSDPRHLYEQIYCARGDMENRIKECQMDLFSDRTSSHTIRANQLRLWFSAAAYVLLTALQRLALGQTSLETATCGTIRARLLKIATRVTLSVRRIVLSMPDMFPCQHEFALAHARLRRLRQAI comes from the coding sequence ATGCAGACAGAGTGTAGCGCAGGCGCGTATGAATTTCCAGCCTCCTATGGACGGCGTGTTGTGGCCCGTTTTGACGGGGGTCGCATGAGTTCGGATGGGGGCGTCATTCTGGTGAAGCAGGCTGATGACATTCTGGGTCTCAGCCGCCGCTTTGCTGCCTGTTTTCGCGATAAGCGGCATCCCGGCTTTGTGGAATACCGGGTTGAAGACCTTGTCCGTCAGCGGATCATGGGCCTGGCACTGGGCTATGAAGATCTCAATGATCACGATGCCCTGCGGCATGACCTGATCTTTGGTCTGGCCTCGGGCCGTCTGTCAGGAGGCCGGGCAAACTGCGCAGCATTGGCTGGCAAATCCACGCTGAACCGGTTGGAGCGCAGTGGGCAGCAGGCAGATCGTTACTGCCGCATCATTGCTGATCATGAGGCCCTGGCTACCCTGTTCGTGACGCTTTTCATGGACCAGCATGAGCGCGCACCCGCCCGGATCGTTCTGGATGTGGATGCCACCGATGACCGTATCCATGGCCATCAGGAAGGCCGCGCCTTTCATGGATATTACGGCCATAACTGCTATCTTCCCCTGTATGTCTTCTGCGGGGACCATCTCCTCAGCGCTACCCTGCGCACGGCAGACAGGGACCCGAGGAAGGAAGCACTGGCAGACATCCGCCGGATCGTGGAGCAGATCAGGAGCCGCTGGCCCCGGGTGCGTATCCTGGTGCGTGGGGACAGCGGTTTCGCCCGGGACAGTCTGATGACATGGTGCGAAGACAACCACGTTGACTTCCTGTTCGGGCTTGCAGGCAACACCCGCCTGTATGACCGGATTGCCTCTTTGTCCGCTGAGGTTCGTGACGAAGCCGCCACGACAGGCAGAGCTGCGCGCGGTTTCGCCTCCTTTGACTGGATCACAAAGGACAGCTGGACGCGCCGCAGGCGGGTCGTGGCCAAGGCCGAATGGCGCCACGGCAACCGCTATCATCGCTTTATTGTCACCACGCTACCGCAGGGAATGTCCGACCCCCGCCATCTCTACGAACAGATTTACTGCGCACGCGGGGATATGGAAAACCGCATCAAGGAATGCCAGATGGATCTGTTCTCAGACAGGACCTCGTCCCACACCATCCGGGCCAACCAGCTCCGGCTGTGGTTCTCGGCCGCAGCCTATGTCCTGCTGACCGCTCTGCAAAGACTGGCCCTTGGCCAGACCAGCCTGGAGACGGCGACCTGTGGCACCATACGCGCACGACTGCTCAAAATCGCGACACGTGTCACGCTCAGCGTCCGTCGGATTGTCCTGTCCATGCCGGACATGTTCCCCTGTCAGCATGAATTCGCCCTCGCTCATGCACGATTGCGAAGGCTCCGGCAGGCCATCTGA
- a CDS encoding PQQ-dependent dehydrogenase, methanol/ethanol family produces the protein MLMSPRPLVLALLAASFLSPSVYATGTDPIVEQADSHPENWPTYGRTYAEQRYSPLAQITDHNVQNLHLAWYQDLDTNRGQEATPLVIDGVMYISTNWSHVEALDAATGHVLWKYDPKVPGNVAVKGCCDTVNRGVAYWQGRIYVGTFDGRLIALDAKTGHVVWSVHTIPHDATLGDIRSYTVDGAPRIVKGIVIIGNGGAEFGARGFVSGFDAKTGALRWRFFTVPAPSNKPDHAASDKALHDIAYPTWSPKGSWTKSGGGGTVWDSIVYDPKTDLVYLGVGNGAPWNYKFRSDGVGDNLFLASIVAIKPETGEYVWHFQETPKDQWDFTASQPIMVMDLPIHGEQRHVIVQAPKNGFFYILDAQTGEFLSAVPYTFQNWAHSIDSKTGRPDINPDALWSLTNKPWFSIPGSLGGHNWAPMAYNPQTKLVYIPAQQLPEPFLSDPKWHMHKQGVNMGMDMTGLPDDPKVLTEVSKTVKGWLLAWNPAEQKAAFTIPHSAPWNGGVLTTAGNLVFQGLSTGLFEAYRATDGHTLFSFDAQTGIVAPPISYMVDGKQYIAVEAGWGGVFPLMGGALARLHNSSINHSRILVFALDGTANLPPVQNSAPQPIAPTGTFSPEKAKLGYQKYQQYCLACHGDNAVGGGVLPDLRWSAFINSTQSFRDVVNKGVLSEYGMVSFSKEISPEQVEDIRNFLLQRATSSYQSLEDKKTP, from the coding sequence ATGCTTATGTCCCCTCGCCCTCTTGTTCTGGCGTTACTTGCCGCATCTTTTCTCTCTCCGTCTGTTTATGCAACGGGAACAGACCCCATTGTTGAACAGGCTGACAGTCATCCTGAAAACTGGCCAACCTATGGCCGTACATATGCTGAGCAGCGGTATAGTCCGCTTGCTCAAATTACGGATCATAATGTTCAGAACCTGCATTTGGCATGGTATCAGGATCTGGATACAAACCGCGGGCAAGAGGCCACACCTCTTGTCATTGATGGTGTTATGTACATCAGTACAAATTGGAGCCATGTTGAAGCTCTGGATGCAGCCACAGGCCACGTTTTATGGAAGTACGACCCCAAAGTTCCGGGGAATGTTGCGGTAAAAGGCTGCTGTGACACGGTTAATCGTGGTGTTGCTTACTGGCAAGGCCGTATTTACGTTGGAACATTCGATGGCCGCCTGATTGCCTTAGATGCCAAAACAGGCCATGTGGTTTGGAGTGTTCACACCATTCCACATGATGCAACGTTAGGAGACATTCGCTCCTACACGGTGGACGGGGCTCCGCGCATTGTTAAAGGCATTGTTATTATTGGCAATGGCGGTGCTGAGTTTGGTGCGCGCGGATTTGTCTCTGGTTTTGATGCAAAAACAGGCGCGTTACGCTGGCGCTTTTTTACTGTTCCAGCACCATCTAACAAACCTGACCATGCGGCATCCGACAAAGCATTGCATGATATTGCCTATCCTACATGGAGCCCAAAAGGCAGCTGGACCAAATCTGGCGGTGGGGGAACCGTATGGGACAGCATTGTTTATGATCCAAAAACAGATCTGGTTTATCTTGGCGTTGGCAACGGTGCGCCATGGAATTACAAATTCCGTTCTGACGGGGTTGGTGACAATCTATTTCTAGCCAGCATTGTTGCCATAAAACCTGAAACTGGCGAATATGTATGGCATTTTCAGGAAACACCAAAAGATCAGTGGGATTTCACCGCCTCGCAGCCTATTATGGTAATGGATTTACCCATTCATGGCGAGCAACGGCATGTTATTGTGCAAGCGCCAAAAAATGGTTTTTTCTATATTCTGGATGCGCAAACAGGTGAGTTTCTTTCTGCTGTTCCTTACACGTTTCAAAACTGGGCACACAGCATAGATTCCAAAACAGGTCGCCCAGATATTAACCCAGATGCTTTATGGTCTCTTACCAATAAGCCGTGGTTTAGTATCCCCGGTTCCCTGGGCGGGCATAACTGGGCCCCTATGGCTTATAACCCCCAAACCAAATTGGTATATATTCCTGCCCAACAACTCCCTGAACCCTTTTTGTCTGACCCTAAATGGCATATGCACAAACAGGGCGTTAATATGGGTATGGATATGACCGGCCTGCCGGATGATCCAAAAGTTCTAACAGAGGTCAGTAAAACCGTAAAAGGTTGGTTACTGGCATGGAACCCCGCCGAACAAAAAGCTGCCTTTACCATTCCCCATTCAGCACCTTGGAATGGTGGCGTTCTAACAACTGCGGGTAATCTGGTTTTTCAGGGGCTTTCAACAGGTTTGTTTGAAGCTTATCGCGCAACAGATGGACACACGCTTTTTTCATTTGATGCACAAACAGGCATTGTTGCGCCACCCATTTCCTACATGGTGGACGGCAAACAATATATAGCCGTAGAAGCCGGTTGGGGCGGTGTTTTCCCACTTATGGGTGGCGCTTTGGCGCGTTTGCATAATAGTAGCATAAACCATTCCCGTATCTTGGTCTTTGCACTGGATGGCACTGCAAACCTCCCACCAGTGCAAAATTCAGCACCTCAGCCTATAGCGCCTACAGGAACATTCTCGCCCGAAAAGGCAAAACTGGGTTACCAGAAATATCAACAATATTGTTTGGCATGCCATGGAGATAACGCCGTAGGCGGGGGCGTACTGCCAGATTTGCGGTGGTCTGCATTTATCAATTCCACCCAGTCTTTCAGAGATGTTGTGAATAAAGGTGTTCTCTCCGAATACGGAATGGTCAGCTTTAGTAAAGAAATTTCTCCCGAACAGGTGGAAGATATCAGAAACTTTCTACTGCAACGGGCCACAAGCAGTTACCAATCTCTAGAAGACAAAAAGACGCCATAA
- a CDS encoding Hint domain-containing protein: MTALPRHAVVHDIHDKSGQNLPEGASARHPDISVPGVLHNTNIHTQSEPQPVQSLNPGHMLVTYDPEMAEMPASVTKVMPQHICVLPGLPEDEAGYPIRVLQDAIADGLPTQDVLLTPDQCLFFENKFVPAALLVNRLSILYDHNFERYTAYPLETDGPAIIVAEGLLVASALPPCPNDTHWHTRTDAPVVTEREVVAALYHRLLARAKSRGLSHALFNPPEITHEHDLSLITDTGKLIRKMREQNNLAMFMLPPNVHEVHLSSRASRPVDVIAPYVQDKRRLGIRVGEITLQENRKPRKISSHMEKDLCGWHEHDGEPGRWTDGHAHLPMISERSKNKMGLLSVQILDSIPYLKHDFHGPRKAHK, from the coding sequence ATGACAGCGCTTCCCCGCCATGCGGTTGTGCATGACATTCACGACAAATCCGGTCAGAACCTTCCTGAGGGTGCCTCTGCACGCCATCCAGATATCTCTGTGCCGGGTGTTCTTCACAACACCAACATCCATACCCAGTCTGAGCCGCAGCCTGTTCAAAGCCTGAACCCCGGCCATATGCTGGTAACGTATGACCCGGAAATGGCAGAAATGCCTGCCTCCGTCACCAAGGTTATGCCCCAGCATATTTGCGTGCTGCCCGGCCTGCCAGAGGATGAGGCCGGATACCCCATACGGGTGTTGCAAGATGCCATTGCAGATGGCCTGCCCACGCAAGATGTGCTGCTAACACCAGACCAATGCCTGTTTTTTGAAAACAAGTTTGTGCCCGCAGCCCTGCTGGTCAACCGGCTTTCCATTTTGTACGATCATAACTTCGAGCGCTACACGGCCTACCCGCTAGAAACAGATGGCCCCGCCATTATTGTGGCAGAAGGCCTGCTGGTGGCCAGCGCGCTACCCCCCTGCCCCAATGATACACACTGGCACACCCGCACAGATGCCCCCGTGGTAACAGAGCGCGAGGTTGTGGCCGCCCTGTACCACCGCCTGCTGGCACGGGCAAAAAGCCGCGGCCTTAGCCACGCCTTGTTTAACCCGCCCGAAATTACGCATGAGCATGATCTTAGCCTGATTACAGATACCGGCAAGCTTATCCGCAAAATGCGCGAGCAAAACAATCTGGCCATGTTTATGCTGCCGCCCAACGTGCATGAGGTGCATCTTTCCTCCCGCGCAAGCAGGCCGGTAGATGTTATAGCACCTTATGTGCAAGATAAACGGCGCTTGGGCATACGTGTGGGGGAAATTACCCTTCAGGAAAACAGAAAGCCCCGCAAAATTTCTTCACATATGGAGAAAGACCTCTGCGGCTGGCATGAGCATGATGGTGAACCCGGCCGCTGGACAGACGGCCACGCCCACCTGCCCATGATATCAGAGCGCAGCAAAAACAAGATGGGGCTTTTGTCTGTTCAGATTCTGGATAGCATTCCGTATCTGAAGCACGATTTCCACGGCCCCCGCAAAGCCCACAAGTAA
- a CDS encoding helix-turn-helix domain-containing protein: protein MGRPSKLTQQQFEAVAEARAKGRTLREIAQEYNVSISMFSRLLKKVPRKS from the coding sequence ATGGGCCGCCCCAGTAAATTAACACAGCAGCAGTTTGAAGCCGTGGCAGAGGCGCGTGCTAAAGGGCGTACACTGCGTGAAATTGCTCAGGAATATAATGTAAGTATTAGTATGTTTTCGAGGTTATTGAAAAAAGTTCCTCGTAAATCATAA
- a CDS encoding IS110 family RNA-guided transposase — MKDTVIGVDLAKNIFQVHGASRAGEVMFRKKLRRQQFMQFMATQPPALVVLEACGSAHYWARELAGAGHEVRLIAPQYVKPFVKRQKNDAADAEAIVIAARQPEMRFVEPRTEAQQARGVLFRARQRLVHQRTELVNALRAVLYEFGLVVPQGIAHIRHIEAMLDEAVLPEAVKQECLDPLRQISEQSVRIDVRTKKIRMLAQESENTCRLQSMPGVGPLTALAIEAFAPDLQSFRRGRDFAAWLGLVPRQFSSGGKERLGKISKAGQADIRRLLIMGAMTQVNWASRKAPAPGSWLARMLARKPRMLVAIALANRMARAIWAMATKQEDYRDPALSVAA; from the coding sequence ATGAAGGATACAGTGATAGGCGTTGATCTGGCAAAGAACATTTTCCAGGTTCATGGAGCTTCGCGTGCGGGCGAGGTGATGTTTCGCAAAAAGCTGCGTCGTCAGCAGTTTATGCAGTTCATGGCCACGCAGCCGCCTGCTCTGGTCGTTCTTGAAGCGTGCGGGAGCGCGCATTACTGGGCTCGCGAACTGGCAGGAGCTGGTCACGAGGTCAGACTGATCGCTCCGCAGTATGTGAAGCCTTTCGTGAAGCGCCAGAAGAACGATGCTGCTGATGCGGAAGCGATTGTCATTGCGGCCCGTCAGCCGGAAATGCGCTTTGTCGAACCACGCACTGAAGCGCAGCAGGCGCGTGGCGTTCTTTTCCGGGCCCGGCAGCGTCTGGTGCACCAGCGCACGGAACTGGTGAATGCCCTGCGTGCCGTTCTGTATGAATTCGGTCTCGTCGTGCCACAGGGGATTGCGCATATCAGACACATTGAAGCCATGCTGGATGAGGCGGTTCTGCCAGAGGCTGTGAAGCAGGAATGCCTTGATCCGCTGCGACAGATTTCGGAGCAGAGTGTGCGGATTGATGTCAGAACAAAGAAGATCAGGATGCTTGCCCAGGAAAGTGAAAACACCTGCAGATTGCAGAGCATGCCTGGAGTGGGTCCTCTGACCGCTCTTGCGATTGAAGCTTTTGCGCCTGACCTGCAGAGCTTCCGGCGCGGGCGCGACTTTGCTGCGTGGCTGGGGCTGGTGCCCCGTCAGTTCTCATCTGGCGGAAAGGAAAGGCTGGGGAAGATATCAAAAGCCGGGCAGGCTGATATCCGCAGGCTTCTCATCATGGGCGCCATGACCCAGGTGAACTGGGCCAGCCGTAAGGCCCCTGCACCGGGAAGCTGGCTGGCACGGATGCTGGCCCGCAAGCCCCGTATGCTGGTAGCCATTGCGCTGGCCAACAGGATGGCACGAGCCATCTGGGCCATGGCAACAAAACAGGAGGATTATCGGGATCCGGCCCTGTCCGTGGCAGCCTGA
- a CDS encoding MFS transporter has product MSPVRPVTTIFLFMLAYLFSYIDRQILSLLIGPIQSDLLITDTQFAFLNGLAFSLLYAILGFPLASLSDRYPRPPIIAGGVILWSLATMACGLSHSFWSLFLCRVLVGLGEATLAPAAYSFLADSVPKEKLSGTLAIFFLGSFLGSGCAFLFGGPLLHIVQQHNFAGMHAWQICFIIVGFPGLLLGGIIAKLVHEVPHRKSIVKPVSAQKTIAFFRMHPAFFSLHMLSYTLLAVTLFSLFSWMPAQMMRIHHFSHADLGITLGSIVIICGCAGVYTSGRLIDILSACGIWYAPQLVAAFAALCATAPLVISVTTSNTHLAVAAFAVAFYFASFPMPPSATVLQIAVPTTMRARFSAAMLFCNAIGGLSGGSLLIGTLNDHFFHSPLAIGTSMAIVSGTASFLGALLLFASIPSYKLLCSTANTKVSYTSDLPTNSMKTSRI; this is encoded by the coding sequence ATGTCTCCTGTCCGCCCAGTTACAACTATTTTTCTCTTTATGTTGGCTTATCTGTTTTCCTACATTGATAGGCAGATACTATCTCTTCTTATAGGACCCATCCAATCAGACCTACTGATAACAGATACGCAATTTGCATTTTTGAATGGCCTTGCCTTCTCTTTGCTATATGCCATTTTGGGTTTCCCTCTTGCATCCCTGAGTGACAGATATCCACGACCGCCTATTATTGCGGGAGGCGTTATTTTATGGAGCCTCGCCACCATGGCTTGTGGGCTTTCACACAGCTTCTGGTCTCTGTTCCTGTGTCGTGTTCTGGTTGGGTTGGGAGAAGCCACTTTGGCTCCTGCGGCTTATTCTTTCTTGGCAGATAGTGTGCCTAAAGAAAAACTTTCTGGCACACTCGCTATTTTTTTCCTTGGATCTTTTTTAGGGTCAGGCTGTGCGTTTCTTTTTGGCGGCCCACTTCTGCATATTGTGCAACAGCATAATTTTGCTGGCATGCACGCTTGGCAAATATGTTTTATAATTGTTGGCTTTCCTGGCCTGCTCTTAGGCGGCATTATCGCCAAGCTTGTGCATGAGGTTCCACATAGAAAATCTATTGTAAAACCTGTTTCTGCTCAAAAAACAATTGCATTTTTCAGAATGCACCCAGCTTTCTTTAGTCTTCATATGTTAAGCTATACGCTTTTGGCAGTAACGCTCTTTTCTCTCTTCAGCTGGATGCCCGCTCAGATGATGCGTATCCATCATTTTTCACACGCTGATCTGGGAATTACGTTAGGTAGCATTGTTATTATTTGTGGTTGTGCTGGGGTTTATACCAGCGGGCGCCTTATTGATATACTGAGTGCTTGTGGCATATGGTATGCACCCCAACTTGTGGCAGCCTTTGCTGCTCTATGTGCCACTGCCCCGCTTGTTATAAGTGTAACAACTTCTAATACGCATCTTGCTGTCGCCGCATTTGCTGTTGCCTTCTATTTTGCATCTTTTCCAATGCCGCCCTCAGCTACTGTTTTACAAATTGCAGTGCCAACCACGATGCGTGCACGTTTTTCTGCGGCCATGTTGTTTTGTAATGCTATCGGGGGTCTATCTGGCGGGTCGCTACTTATTGGCACGTTAAACGATCATTTTTTCCATTCGCCATTAGCTATTGGCACATCAATGGCTATTGTTTCTGGCACGGCTAGTTTTTTAGGAGCCTTGCTGCTTTTCGCAAGTATTCCATCTTACAAACTTTTATGCTCCACGGCTAACACCAAGGTTTCTTATACATCTGACTTACCCACAAATAGTATGAAAACAAGTCGTATTTAG
- a CDS encoding recombinase family protein, whose amino-acid sequence MKKKETLSNFTSANYLHAEKVMIIGYVSADCPFASRDAQKRLLQESGCYVITTGSFSKSGSAFLQFIARQKAGAHIAVAQMDCIVSSWRHLRDIVMQVQNRNCTLVSLKEPWINTSAGRGTLMLEVGGT is encoded by the coding sequence TTGAAAAAAAAGGAAACTTTATCAAATTTCACATCAGCAAATTATCTGCACGCGGAGAAGGTTATGATTATAGGGTATGTGAGTGCAGATTGCCCTTTTGCCAGCAGGGATGCACAAAAAAGGCTTCTGCAGGAATCAGGATGTTATGTTATAACTACTGGTTCTTTTTCAAAGTCAGGATCAGCTTTTTTGCAGTTTATTGCACGGCAAAAGGCGGGCGCGCACATTGCTGTCGCGCAAATGGATTGCATTGTAAGCAGTTGGAGGCATTTGCGTGATATTGTTATGCAGGTTCAAAATAGAAACTGCACGCTGGTTTCTTTAAAGGAACCATGGATCAATACGTCTGCTGGGCGTGGCACACTTATGCTGGAGGTTGGAGGAACTTGA
- a CDS encoding nuclear transport factor 2 family protein: MTHDLNLENKLKALVQRVEELEGEAAIRRLQARYMFLCDTPCPEFGIQTDKDRIDRIMDLYTEDAIWEGVGEYYTNQFGRCIGKAAIRTHFENFWLQKRNPALILNVHYLTSEQIHVHGNTGDGQWVHCQPWIFNDGSSLLRSSRLNNLFRKENGVWKISRTRTENVFISPLPKNWAESIPSRSFLMDEDT; encoded by the coding sequence ATGACGCATGACCTAAATCTAGAAAATAAACTTAAAGCCCTTGTTCAGCGCGTAGAGGAACTGGAAGGGGAAGCCGCGATAAGGCGTTTACAGGCGCGTTACATGTTTTTGTGTGACACCCCTTGCCCTGAATTTGGTATTCAAACGGATAAAGACCGTATAGATCGCATTATGGATCTCTATACAGAAGATGCTATTTGGGAAGGTGTAGGTGAATACTACACCAACCAATTCGGCCGCTGTATTGGCAAAGCAGCTATTCGCACGCATTTTGAAAATTTTTGGCTTCAAAAACGCAATCCTGCACTTATTCTCAATGTGCATTACCTCACATCGGAACAAATCCATGTGCACGGCAATACTGGCGATGGACAATGGGTGCATTGTCAGCCATGGATTTTCAATGATGGAAGTTCATTATTACGATCTAGCCGCCTTAATAATCTTTTCCGTAAAGAAAATGGAGTTTGGAAAATCAGCCGGACACGCACGGAAAATGTTTTTATATCTCCCCTACCCAAAAATTGGGCAGAAAGCATTCCCTCACGCTCATTTTTAATGGATGAAGATACATGA